A stretch of the Lolium perenne isolate Kyuss_39 chromosome 3, Kyuss_2.0, whole genome shotgun sequence genome encodes the following:
- the LOC127341957 gene encoding indole-3-pyruvate monooxygenase YUCCA4, translated as MDCFSETEGKRSHDPLYCNPGAPPATGFPVGFTDKLVVIIGAGPAGLATAALLGLAGVPYVLIERCNCIGSLWRHRTYDRLCLHLPKKFCELPLMPFPVDFPTYPTREQFLEYLESYATTFGIEPKFREAVISAEFNGDSWWVRTKGVTSLASGGEQPKLAGNVNMYRCKWLVVATGENAEPVVPEIEGSARFKGQLMHSSDYRSGEGYADKRVLVVGCGNSGMEVSLDLSNHNARASMVVRDKVHVLPREMLGRSTFGMSVWLLKWLHVQTVDRILLMMSRVIIGDTTRIGITRPRIGPMELKAVSGKTPVLDVGTIAKIKSGNIQVFPGMRRFHDQDVEFIDGRIESFDVVILATGYRSNVPYWLKDKDFFSEEDGFPKKSNEWKGKNGLYAAGFSKRGLLGVSMDAMNISEDIVQQWRDMRMEDVREIMSNRRATCPV; from the exons ATGGATTGCTTCTCTGAGACTGAAGGGAAGAGGTCGCATGACCCCTTGTACTGCAACCCCGGCGCGCCGCCGGCCACCGGCTTCCCGGTGGGCTTCACCGATAAGCTCGTGGTGATCATAGGTGCTGGGCCGGCGGGCTTGGCAACGGCGGCGCTGCTCGGACTGGCTGGTGTGCCGTATGTGCTGATCGAGAGGTGCAACTGCATCGGCTCACTATGGCGGCATCGCACATACGACAGGTTATgtctccatctccccaagaaaTTCTGCGAGCTTCCCCTTATGCCCTTCCCGGTGGACTTCCCCACTTACCCGACGAGGGAGCAGTTTCTTGAGTATCTGGAGTCCTACGCGACGACGTTCGGCATCGAGCCAAAGTTTCGGGAGGCAGTTATCAGCGCTGAATTCAATGGGGACTCCTGGTGGGTTCGCACAAAGGGGGTCACCTCGCTGGCAAGCGGCGGCGAGCAGCCCAAGCTCGCCGGAAACGTAAACATGTACCGCTGCAAGTGGCTTGTAGTGGCCACCGGAGAGAACGCCGAGCCGGTGGTTCCGGAGATCGAAGGCAGCGCAAGGTTCAAGGGACAACTCATGCACTCCAGCGACTACCGCAGCGGTGAAGGATATGCTGACAAGCGCGTGCTCGTCGTCGGCTGTGGCAACTCCGGTATGGAAGTGTCTCTCGATCTCTCCAACCACAATGCGCGTGCGTCCATGGTTGTCCGTGACAAG GTCCATGTATTACCCAGAGAAATGCTAGGGCGGTCAACTTTTGGGATGTCTGTGTGGCTTCTCAAATGGTTGCATGTACAGACAGTGGATCGTATTCTCCTCATGATGTCACGCGTAATTATTGGTGATACAACTCGCATTGGTATCACTCGGCCTAGAATTGGTCCTATGGAGCTCAAGGCCGTGTCTGGAAAAACGCCAGTCCTTGACGTTGGAACTATAGCCAAGATTAAATCTGGAAATATACAG GTTTTTCCAGGGATGCGGCGCTTTCATGATCAGGATGTGGAATTTATAGATGGAAGGATAGAGAGCTTTGATGTTGTTATCCTTGCCACCGGTTATAGAAGTAATGTACCTTATTGGTTGAAG GACAAAGATTTTTTCTCGGAGGAAGATGGGTTCCCAAAAAAATCGAACGAGTGGAAAGGCAAAAATGGCCTCTATGCTGCTGGGTTCTCAAAGCGTGGACTTCTAGGGGTATCCATGGATGCCATGAATATCTCGGAGGACATTGTGCAGCAATGGCGTGATATGCGTATGGAGGATGTGAGAGAAATTATGTCTAATCGAAGAGCCACTTGccctgtttga